In Caballeronia sp. SBC1, the DNA window TATGGAGCCGTTCCAATAGATGTCGTGAGTTATCTTCTCGCCGAGGTATGTGAACGCGGTGGTCTTCGCGCCCTCCGCCAGAACGCCGGCTGCACGCAGTGCATCAATCCACATCTGCCAGTCTTCACCGCCCATCACGGCCACGGTGTTGTCGATCTCGCTTTGCGTCGCCGGCTCCAGGTGGCTTTCCTTGACAACTTCCTTGTCGGTATCGAGGCCGCGCAGCGTAATGGCCTTACCGACAGGTTTCAGTGTCGAGCTGAAGACCTCTCCGGTCTTCGGGTGCGTCCGCCGCGGTGCCGCGAGGCTATAGACGACCAGATCGACCTGCCCAAGGTCTCGCTTGATGACATCGATTGTCTTCTGCTTGATCTCGTCGGAAAAAGCGTCGCCGTTGATGCTCTTGGCATACAGGCCCTTCGCAGCCGCGAACCTCGTGAATGCTGCGGTGTTGTACCAACCGGGCGTGCCGGGCTTGTTTTCTTCACCTGGACGTTCGAAGAAAACACCGAGGGTCTCGGCGCCGCAACCAAATGCCGCCGTGATCCGGGCGGCAAGGCCGTACCCGGTCGACGCACCGATCACCAGAACTTTCCGGGGTCCACCCGCAATGGAGCCCTGTGCCGCCACATAGTCGATTTGTTTCTCGACGTTGGCTTCGCAGCCGACGGGATGAGTGGTCACGCAGATGAAACCGCGCACGCGTGGTTTGACGATCATGAAGGCCTCGCTTGTGAGGATGCCGGGATTGCAGCAGGGCGGCACTAAAAATTTCGAGCATTGTAATTGAGGCGCGTCATGTCGGCGCATGCTCGCTTCATTGCGCGGTATCTCAGCGAGTTAAGATTACGCTTCGTCAAAGCGGCGGCGGGCGCGGCTTTCCACAGTATCAACTCGATGCATTCCAACACCTCGCGTCACTTGCGAGCTTCGTAAAAGCATGACGCTCATATCATGATCTCTACCCAGTACATCAGCCGGATCAGCTTGCAGCGCGACAAGGTCGAGTCGTTCGATCGCTATCCATTCTCGCTGCCGGCAGTCCGGTCGCTGGAAACGCTTGAGCTGCATCCAAAGATGACTTTCTTCGTCGGCGAAAACGGCTCCGGGAAATCGACGCTTCTCGAGGCCATCGCTGTATCGATGGGATTCAACCCGGAAGGCGGCACGAAGAACTTTAACTTTGGCACCCGGGCATCACACTCGGTACTTGACGAATATCTGCGTGTTGCCAAAGGAGTAAGGCGTCCGAAGGACGGCTTCTTTCTGCGCGCGGAAAGCTTCTTCAATGTGGCGACCGAGATTGAGAACCTTGATGCTGAACCGGGGTTGGGTCCTCCCGTAATCAACTCCTACGGCGGCAATTCCCTGCACGAGCGCTCGCACGGCGAATCTTTTTTGGCGCTGCTGATGAACCGCTTCGGCGGCAAGGGTCTCTACCTCCTCGACGAGCCTGAAGCCGCATTGTCTCCACAACGGCAACTCACTGCACTTGCCAGGCTTCACGACCTGGCCCGCGACGAGTCGCAGTTCATCATTGCAACTCACTCGCCTATTCTGATGGCGTATCCGGACGCGTGGATATATGAGTTCACTACGGAAGGTGTAACGCGCGTCAGCTACGAAGAGACGGAACACTTCCAGGTCATGCGGTCGTTTTTGGCCAACCCCGAACGCATGCTGCGCGCGCTTCTGCGTGACGAGGAATGACGAGACCCGTCGAACGTTGAGCTCGGTCAATTTCATCGATGGCGGCGCCACGGGGTTTGTATACTTCAACTCATCATCTTATGAGGTTCTAACGTGGAACACATCGTTTTCCGTACCGCTCTGTTAGCCGATGTCCCTGCAATCGTAGCTTTGTTAGCCGACGACGAACTGGGCAGCCAGAGAGAAATCATCGGCACACCGCTCAACCAAAGATATGTCGACGCGTTCCAGGCCATAGAAGCCGATGTGAACCAGCGACTGGTCGTGGTTGCCGACGGTGACGAGATAATCGGTACGCTGCAAATTTCATTTATCCCCGGCATTGCACGCATGGGTTCGTGGAGGGGACAAATTGAAGCGGTTCGAATCGCCGCGCATCGCCGTGATTCCGGACTGGGCCACAAGATGTTCGAATGGGCGATCTCCGAATGCAGGTCGCGAGGGTGCAGCCTGGTGCAGCTCACGACCGACAGGAGCCGTACCGACGCACACCGCTTCTATGAAAAGCTCGGCTTCAAGGCAAGCCACGAGGGTTACAAGCTTGCCCTGTAGAGACACTGGCGGCACCGGGCCTGAACGACGACCACGCGCCTCCGTGCTCCCCAAAGACCTGAGCGCACGGCCATCCGTGCGTCTATGGCGCAGCCAGAACGCCAAAGCTGCCCTATGCCAAGCGTGCCCCCGACGCTGCGAAAGAATGAAATGAAGCAGTTGAATCGATTAAATCGGCTAAACGACTGGCAGGTCTTCAAGTGTTTTTTCAATCCGACCCTCTTCAAAAGAGGCTTCAATGCCAATGTGCCCGTTAGCGTAAGGGATGGCGCTGACCTGGGGGCCCAGATAGCTTCGCCCCCCAAGCTTGAACACCGTGCGCACCAACTCTCCTTTCTCCAGGACTTTCACTACCCGGTCCACATCGACGACTTTGGGTACCGACGTCCAGTTGGCCGTCAATTCGTCGATGTTGCCCCAACGTACATGGGTAACGCGATCATTGGTCCAACGAACACCATCAATGGCAACAATAGACATAGCTGACTCCGTCTATTAATGAAGCACCTTAATGAAACGGCAACCACGTCCGCCAGCGCTTTTTATTCTTTGTTGACGCTAGGGCGAACGGTTCGCATGACACGGCTCGCCGATTTTCAGGCTTCGGAAGGAATCGCTAGCAGTCGATTCTTTCAGTGCAGATACTGTGCGGCGAATGGGAAATAGATTGACACGGTTCTAGCGAATGTACAAGGGAGCGCCGAGAGCCTCCAGCGCGCCCGGGATCTTGTCCAGGTTCTGCGCATTCTGCACATCATGAGATGGAGCCAAACGTTTCCTCTGTCACCCGAAGGTCTGCTATCAGGTGCTCGATCACTGCGCGACCGGCAGCGCGCGTAGCGCGGCCCAGCGGAAAATAGGCATGCACGGGAACATCAACGGTTTTCCAGTCCGTCAGCAGGGCGACGAGAGACCCCTCTTCCAGCTCACGGCGACACGCCCATCCCGTGGTCGACGTAATGCCAAAGCCCGCCACCGCAGCAGCAACAGCGCCTTCGTTCTCGTTCGTCGTGAAATGCGGCGAGACATCCGCCACCACGGTCTCGCCATTGCGCTCGAACTGCCACGCCGACGGAACCGATGCCGCAGGGCCGCCCACTATCCTGTGCGCAACGAGATCATCGGGCCTGGCCGGTATCCCTGCTCGCTCAAGATAGCTCGGTGCCGCAAGGATCACGCGGGGAATCGTGGCGATAAGTTTCGCCGTTGCGCTCGAATCCGCCAGCGTGCCAACGCGGATCGCGACATCCACGGCGTCGCGAACCAGATCCTGCCGTCGATCCTCAAGCAGCAGCTGGATCTGCAGATCGGGATGCCTGGCGGTAAACGTCGCGAGGCGCGGGATGACTTCGCGGATCGCCACGCTGGTCGGCATGCTCATTCGCAGCGATCCGCGCAACTCGCCCCCTTCACGAACACTGTGCTCGGCGTCGTCCAGAGCGATAAGAATCGGTTCCATTCGGGCGAGGAATTCGGAACCCGCTTCCGTTGGCACGACCGCGCGCGTGGTGCGCGAGAGCAACCGGGCGCCGAGCCCTGCTTCCAGCTCGGCAATGATGCGTGAAGCCTGCGACTGCGAGAGTCCGCATTCGCGAGCCGCGGCTGAGAAGCTGCCTAGCCGGGCGACGCGGGTATAAAGCTTGAGCGCGAATATGTCTTTCATCAAGGTTCTCGCGGAACGTAACAGCAGCGCCGGTGGCAGCGTTCGGAGGCAAAGTAATTCATGTGCCCGGGACATAAAAGATAACCGAATTCATCGGGCGTCTGCTCTTCTCTCTCCCAGGCACTTGAGTCCGTCGAGCTGAAAACAGTTAAAGCTCGAGCTTCCTCGGGCGCGGCGCTAGTCACGAGCTAGTCACGACGTTTCGCTATTAATCATCAGACGATATGACCACGAACCCATGTGTTCATTACATAAGTCATAGCGAAAAAGACCGGCTACCGGCTAGAGGGCGCTCGCTTTAATCTGTGTTCATCGACAAAGCGAGTCACTCCCCTCACACCTCATTTTTCTCTACACCGAAGATTGATCATGAACGACCTGCTAGCCTTTGCAATTGATGCCCACGGTGGTCTGGACCGTTGGAACGCGTTTAGCCGACTCAAGGCCGAACTCTCGGTCGACGGTGCGATCTGGCACCTCAAGCAGCAGCCCGGTCTGCTCAACGACAAAATCTTCGAGATCGATACACATAAGCAGCTGCTGACAATCACGCCTTTCCTCGCAGCCGGTCAGCGCAGCGTGTTTGTTCCGGGTCGTGTGTCAGTTGAAAAGCTGGACGGCACGGTGCTCGAGAGCCGCGACGACCCCGAGGCCGCCTACGCCGGTCACGTCCAGGAAACGCCGTGGGACAAGTTCCACGTTGTCTACTTCGCGAGCGAGGCGTTGTGGACCTATCTCACGTCGCCCTTCCTGTACACCTATCCCGGGTTCAAGAGCGAAGAGATCGAACCGTGGCACGAGAACGGCGAGGAGTGGCGCCGGCTCAAGGTGACGTTCCCGGTTGATATCCATAGCCACACCCGGACGCAGATCACCCATTTCGGCCCGGACGGGCTGATGCGACGCCACGACTACACCGTCGATATCCTGGGCGGCGCGAGCGGCGCGAACTATGTCAGCGATTACGTCGAATTCCAGGGCATCAAGATGCCGACCAAGCGGCGCATCTATGCCTACGACGAAAACATGCAGAAGGTGCCCGAGCCGCTTCTCGTTTCTCTCGACTTCGGTCAGTTGACTTTTAGCTAACCTGTAGCTAAGCGACAACTCAGCGTCAAGTGAGCTGTGGTTGCCTACCGCGCGTCTTTGGGCTCGCCACTAAGGCTCGATGAACGGCGCGTAACTAACCAACGCATATCAAAGGAAACGCCATGAACACTCAAGAGAAGAACAAGAGCATCGTGCTAAAAGCATTCGACACGCTCTTCAATCGGCGCGATTATTCCACCGCCGAAACCTTCTGGTCTCCGAAATATATTCAACACAGCGCCCATATCGCTCCAGGCCGCGAGGGTCTTTTCGAACTCACCCGGAATCTGCCTGACACGCTGGTCTATGAACACGGGATCATCATGGCCGAAGGTGACTTCGTCATGGTTCACGGACGTTTCTCGGGCAACGGCCGGGCTGCGCCTTTCATTGCGGTAGACATCGTCCGGCTTGAGAACGGAATACTCGTTGAGCACTGGGACGTACTGCAGGATGAAGCGACCGCCGAAAGTTCGGCCAGCGGCCTGCCCATGTTCGGCGAGCGCTTTCCCGGTTGAACTGCCTCCCTGCGAGCATCGCGCGTGACAGGGTCTATGCGAAGTGAAAAGCCGAATTTCATCCCGCACCGGGTTATCGCTTATTTCCCGGCCACCCCGATTTCCCGGTCGCCCTCATGGCTCGATCGGCTCTTGAAGCTTAAGCCTGGCGCTGCGCGCGTGTGTCTCCGGCATCTTCAGATAAACGAGCAGCGAAATAGCGGACCATGCCGTGACGTACCAGTAAAAATAGGGCTCATGCCCGATCGATTTGAACTTCAGCGCGACGAATTCCGTGGTGCCGCCGAGGATAGCCGTGGTCAGGGCATAGGGCAGGCCCACAGCCAGCGCTCGAATGCGTACGGGGAACAGTTCGGTTTTCGCCAGCATGTGGACCGACGTAAAACCGCTCAGCATGAAGAGCCCGCAAAACGACAAAACAAACGCAACCAGCGGATCGTGCGTGCTTGCAAGCGCGCTGAAAATGGGCACGGAAAACAACGTACAGCTCAGCCCGAAGAAGATCAGGACGGGCCGGCGCCCCAGGACGTCGGAAGCGAGGCCAAAGAGCGGCTGCAATGGCATGTACAGCAACAGCGCTAAAGCCGAAACAAGCGTGGCCGTTTCCTTGCCGAGCCCGACGGTATTCACCAGGAACTTCTGCATATACACGGTGTAGGTGTAGAAGCCCACCGTCCCGCCCACGGTGATCCCGACAGCCAACAAAAGTTGTCGCCAGTGAAGCAGCATTTCGCGGCTGATGGGCGGGCCGTGCCGTGTCCCGCTGTGTTTGAATGCATCGCTTTCCACCACATTGCGCCGCATGTAGAGCGCAAACAATGCAAGCACGCCGCCAATCACAAACGGAATTCTCCATGCCCACCGGTCGATCTGTCCGGAGGTGAACAGCAGGTGCTGCATGACGAGCAGCAGACCCAGCGCCAGCAACTGACCCGCCACCACGCTGACCTGCAGGAACCCAAGGTAGAAGCCCCGCCGATTCGCCGGCGCGATCTCGCTGAGATAAGTCGCGCTCGTGCCGTATTCGCCGCCCATGCTCAAGCCTTGCAACAGCCGCGCAAAGATCAGGATGGCGGGAGCGAAGGCCCCGATAGTCGCGTAGCCCGGCGTGACAGCAATGATCAGCGAACCAATGCACATCACCGATACCGACCAGGTCAGAGCAGACTTGCGGCCACGACGATCCGCATACAAGCCGATCAACCAACTGCCTAGCGGACGGGCCACATACCCGACTGCAGCGATTGCCGCTGCATTCATCAACTGCACCGTGGCGTTGTCGCTGGGGAAAAACGCTTTGGCGAAGTAAATGGAAAAAATACTGTACGCG includes these proteins:
- the fabV gene encoding enoyl-ACP reductase FabV; protein product: MIVKPRVRGFICVTTHPVGCEANVEKQIDYVAAQGSIAGGPRKVLVIGASTGYGLAARITAAFGCGAETLGVFFERPGEENKPGTPGWYNTAAFTRFAAAKGLYAKSINGDAFSDEIKQKTIDVIKRDLGQVDLVVYSLAAPRRTHPKTGEVFSSTLKPVGKAITLRGLDTDKEVVKESHLEPATQSEIDNTVAVMGGEDWQMWIDALRAAGVLAEGAKTTAFTYLGEKITHDIYWNGSIGAAKKDLDQKVLSIRGSLSSHGGDARVSVLKAVVTQASSAIPMMPLYLSLLFKVMKEEGTHEGCIEQVYGLYKDSLYGDSPCMDQEGRLRADYKELSPAVQARVQQLWDQVTSDNLYELTDFAGYKHEFLRLFGFEIDGVDYEADVNLKVDIPGIVQD
- a CDS encoding AAA family ATPase, whose product is MISTQYISRISLQRDKVESFDRYPFSLPAVRSLETLELHPKMTFFVGENGSGKSTLLEAIAVSMGFNPEGGTKNFNFGTRASHSVLDEYLRVAKGVRRPKDGFFLRAESFFNVATEIENLDAEPGLGPPVINSYGGNSLHERSHGESFLALLMNRFGGKGLYLLDEPEAALSPQRQLTALARLHDLARDESQFIIATHSPILMAYPDAWIYEFTTEGVTRVSYEETEHFQVMRSFLANPERMLRALLRDEE
- a CDS encoding GNAT family N-acetyltransferase, encoding MEHIVFRTALLADVPAIVALLADDELGSQREIIGTPLNQRYVDAFQAIEADVNQRLVVVADGDEIIGTLQISFIPGIARMGSWRGQIEAVRIAAHRRDSGLGHKMFEWAISECRSRGCSLVQLTTDRSRTDAHRFYEKLGFKASHEGYKLAL
- a CDS encoding LysR family transcriptional regulator, translated to MKDIFALKLYTRVARLGSFSAAARECGLSQSQASRIIAELEAGLGARLLSRTTRAVVPTEAGSEFLARMEPILIALDDAEHSVREGGELRGSLRMSMPTSVAIREVIPRLATFTARHPDLQIQLLLEDRRQDLVRDAVDVAIRVGTLADSSATAKLIATIPRVILAAPSYLERAGIPARPDDLVAHRIVGGPAASVPSAWQFERNGETVVADVSPHFTTNENEGAVAAAVAGFGITSTTGWACRRELEEGSLVALLTDWKTVDVPVHAYFPLGRATRAAGRAVIEHLIADLRVTEETFGSIS
- a CDS encoding ester cyclase; the protein is MNTQEKNKSIVLKAFDTLFNRRDYSTAETFWSPKYIQHSAHIAPGREGLFELTRNLPDTLVYEHGIIMAEGDFVMVHGRFSGNGRAAPFIAVDIVRLENGILVEHWDVLQDEATAESSASGLPMFGERFPG
- a CDS encoding MFS transporter, with product MNAPRMGGPSGRPALLRSIAGGLAGNLIEWYDFLAYSIFSIYFAKAFFPSDNATVQLMNAAAIAAVGYVARPLGSWLIGLYADRRGRKSALTWSVSVMCIGSLIIAVTPGYATIGAFAPAILIFARLLQGLSMGGEYGTSATYLSEIAPANRRGFYLGFLQVSVVAGQLLALGLLLVMQHLLFTSGQIDRWAWRIPFVIGGVLALFALYMRRNVVESDAFKHSGTRHGPPISREMLLHWRQLLLAVGITVGGTVGFYTYTVYMQKFLVNTVGLGKETATLVSALALLLYMPLQPLFGLASDVLGRRPVLIFFGLSCTLFSVPIFSALASTHDPLVAFVLSFCGLFMLSGFTSVHMLAKTELFPVRIRALAVGLPYALTTAILGGTTEFVALKFKSIGHEPYFYWYVTAWSAISLLVYLKMPETHARSARLKLQEPIEP